In the genome of Streptococcus mitis, one region contains:
- a CDS encoding glycosyl transferase family 2 encodes MGEKISVIVPVYNVEAYLEKCVESILKQTYTNLEILLVNDGSTDNSGELCDQLAQRDQRIRVIHKENGGLSDARNRGIEEASSDLIGFIDSDDYIDEDMYETLYHQMLESNADLSMCGHYDVYHQIPEKQVAMIQTWELTPQEAIKMVMEAKILSVTAVNKLYKKALFEQLRFEIGKIAEDAFIMIALIHQCRKVVATNEKKYYYVHRENSITTQKFSLKFLNVIEAYEQNAKIIKENYLDLVDTATMRLNWAYFYVLDRLLVDADFKDRVLEDRLIAYLKKNTKNILSDSRFTRARKLSFLALCLSRKLYTKILLEQTKR; translated from the coding sequence ATGGGAGAAAAAATAAGCGTTATCGTTCCGGTATACAATGTGGAAGCATATCTTGAGAAGTGTGTAGAATCCATTTTAAAACAGACTTATACCAATTTGGAAATTCTTCTTGTCAATGATGGCTCAACAGATAATAGTGGAGAACTGTGTGATCAACTAGCACAAAGAGATCAACGGATTCGTGTCATTCATAAGGAAAATGGTGGCTTGTCTGACGCTCGAAATAGAGGGATTGAAGAAGCAAGTTCTGATTTGATCGGTTTTATCGATAGTGATGATTACATTGATGAAGATATGTATGAGACCCTTTACCATCAAATGCTAGAATCCAATGCTGATCTTTCTATGTGTGGACATTATGATGTTTATCACCAAATTCCGGAAAAGCAGGTTGCAATGATTCAGACCTGGGAATTAACACCCCAAGAAGCCATTAAGATGGTCATGGAAGCTAAAATCCTCTCCGTCACAGCTGTTAATAAACTGTACAAAAAAGCACTCTTTGAACAGCTACGATTTGAAATTGGCAAAATAGCAGAGGATGCCTTTATCATGATTGCCTTGATTCATCAATGTCGCAAAGTTGTTGCAACAAACGAGAAGAAATACTACTATGTTCACCGTGAGAATAGTATTACGACTCAAAAATTCTCCTTGAAATTTTTAAATGTTATTGAAGCTTATGAACAAAATGCGAAGATTATCAAAGAGAATTATCTTGATCTAGTAGATACTGCAACTATGCGTTTAAATTGGGCTTACTTCTATGTATTGGATAGGCTCTTGGTCGATGCGGATTTTAAGGATAGGGTATTAGAAGACCGTTTGATTGCATATCTAAAGAAAAACACAAAGAACATTCTTTCAGATAGTCGTTTTACAAGAGCAAGAAAATTGAGCTTTTTAGCATTGTGTCTGAGTCGAAAATTGTATACGAAAATCTTGCTTGAACAAACTAAGCGTTAG
- a CDS encoding 2-C-methyl-D-erythritol 4-phosphate cytidylyltransferase, with the protein MTDLKAIQARSLEMAEYFVAFCKEHDLLCYLCGGGAIGALRNKCFIPWDDDLDFFMPRKDYEKLAELWPRYADERYFLSKSNADFVDRNLFITIRDKETTCIKPYQQDLDLPHGLALDVLPLDYYPKNPAERKKQVRWALIYSLFCAQTIPEKHGALMKWGSRILLGMTPKSLRYRIWKKSEKEMTKYSLAESDGITELCSGPGYMRNKYPIASFEDNLFLPFEGTEMPIPVGYDAYLSTAFGDYMTPPPVDKQVPHHDAIIADMDKSYTEYKGEYGA; encoded by the coding sequence ATGACTGATTTAAAAGCAATTCAGGCTCGTAGTCTGGAGATGGCTGAATATTTTGTGGCTTTTTGTAAAGAACATGATTTGCTTTGCTATCTTTGTGGTGGAGGTGCTATTGGTGCCCTTCGAAACAAGTGTTTCATTCCTTGGGACGATGACCTAGACTTTTTTATGCCCCGTAAGGACTATGAAAAATTGGCAGAATTATGGCCTCGTTATGCAGATGAACGTTATTTCTTGTCAAAGAGTAACGCGGATTTTGTCGACCGCAATCTTTTTATTACCATTCGTGACAAGGAAACGACCTGTATCAAACCTTATCAGCAGGATTTGGATTTGCCACATGGTTTGGCCTTGGATGTCTTGCCTTTGGATTATTATCCGAAAAATCCAGCTGAGCGGAAGAAACAGGTTCGCTGGGCCCTGATTTATTCACTTTTTTGTGCACAAACTATTCCAGAAAAGCATGGTGCTCTTATGAAATGGGGAAGTCGCATCTTACTGGGCATGACGCCAAAATCTCTCCGTTATCGCATTTGGAAAAAATCTGAGAAAGAAATGACCAAATATAGTCTAGCTGAGAGCGATGGTATTACAGAATTATGCTCAGGTCCTGGCTACATGAGAAACAAGTACCCAATCGCATCCTTTGAAGATAATCTCTTCTTGCCATTTGAAGGTACAGAGATGCCTATTCCAGTTGGCTATGATGCTTATCTCAGCACTGCTTTTGGTGACTATATGACACCGCCACCAGTGGACAAGCAAGTACCGCATCATGATGCTATTATAGCAGACATGGATAAGTCTTATACAGAATACAAGGGAGAATACGGAGCATGA
- a CDS encoding LytR family transcriptional regulator translates to MSKENPLSHHEQLRYDYLLKNIHYLNEREKEEFAYLQDKLNGESSDATSESQELTEDYGKTSANASIPPYNSRSRSERYQKINSLPKKKTKKRKLRWGHIFAGLLAILACVALGMIFMFLKGYSNADSTKTANAKAAQVEVFNGQDTRDGVNILIMGTDGRIGQNSAETRTDSIMVLNVGGSDKKMKLVSFMRDNLVYIDGYSQVINGRKQTDNKLNVAYELGEQEGQKGAEMVRQVLKDNFDLDIKYYALVDFQAFATAIDTLFPDGVMIDAKFSTLEGQPLTEATVGDDLHATETESPTQTIKVGKQQMNGSTLLNYARFRDDDEGDYGRTKRQQQVLTAVLQQIKDPTKLFTGSEALGKVFGMTSTNVPYSFLLTNGLSFLNGAQNGIERLTVPELGDWVDAYDVYGGLGLLVDQNKYQNKLSQMGLR, encoded by the coding sequence ATGAGTAAAGAAAATCCCTTAAGTCACCATGAGCAGTTACGCTATGACTATCTACTTAAGAATATTCACTATCTCAATGAGCGAGAAAAAGAAGAGTTTGCTTACTTGCAAGATAAATTGAATGGGGAAAGTAGTGACGCCACCTCAGAAAGTCAAGAATTGACCGAGGATTATGGAAAGACAAGTGCTAACGCTTCAATTCCTCCTTATAATAGTCGTAGTCGTTCTGAGAGATACCAGAAGATCAATTCTCTTCCAAAGAAAAAAACTAAAAAGCGGAAGCTACGGTGGGGCCACATTTTCGCAGGTTTACTGGCTATCTTAGCTTGTGTAGCGCTTGGCATGATTTTTATGTTCCTAAAAGGTTATTCAAATGCTGATTCAACCAAAACTGCCAATGCTAAGGCCGCTCAAGTAGAAGTCTTTAATGGTCAGGATACCAGAGATGGTGTTAATATTTTGATCATGGGAACGGATGGGCGAATCGGTCAAAATAGTGCTGAGACGCGGACGGACTCTATTATGGTATTAAATGTCGGAGGTTCGGATAAGAAAATGAAGCTGGTCAGTTTCATGCGTGATAATTTGGTCTATATAGATGGTTATAGTCAAGTGATTAACGGTAGAAAACAGACAGATAACAAGTTAAACGTAGCCTACGAGTTAGGAGAACAAGAGGGGCAAAAAGGGGCAGAAATGGTTCGCCAAGTATTGAAAGATAATTTTGACTTGGACATTAAGTACTATGCCTTGGTTGATTTTCAAGCCTTTGCAACAGCGATTGATACGCTGTTCCCAGATGGAGTGATGATTGATGCTAAATTCTCAACCTTGGAAGGTCAACCGTTAACTGAAGCTACGGTGGGAGATGACTTACATGCTACGGAAACAGAGTCTCCGACCCAGACTATTAAAGTCGGGAAACAGCAGATGAATGGTTCGACTTTGCTTAATTATGCTCGTTTCCGTGATGATGATGAAGGCGATTATGGTCGTACCAAGAGACAGCAGCAAGTGCTGACAGCAGTTCTTCAGCAAATCAAGGATCCAACCAAGCTCTTTACAGGCTCAGAGGCACTTGGCAAGGTCTTCGGAATGACCTCAACGAATGTTCCTTATAGTTTCTTATTGACCAATGGTTTATCCTTCCTAAATGGAGCACAAAACGGCATTGAGAGATTAACAGTTCCAGAACTGGGTGATTGGGTAGATGCCTATGATGTCTATGGAGGCTTGGGGTTGCTGGTCGATCAAAATAAATATCAGAATAAATTGTCTCAGATGGGTTTGAGATAA
- a CDS encoding prephenate dehydratase (catalyzes the formation of phenylpyruvate from prephenate in phenylalanine biosynthesis), with translation MKIAYLGPKGSFSHHVVQTAFPHEELQAFANITDVIKAYEQGLVDYSVVPVENSIEGSVHETLDYLFHQAHIQAVAEIVQPIHQQLMVVPGHTKIEKIFSHPQALAQGKKFIDEQYPDAQIEVTASTAYAARFISEHPDQPFAAIAPRSSAEEYGLELIAEDIQEMEANFTRFWVLGAEKPSIPLQAQTEKMSLALTLPDNLPGALYKALSTFAWRGIDLTKIESRPLKTALGEYFFIIDVDYADKDLVHFAQKELEAIGIQYKVLGAYPIYPISDHGKERR, from the coding sequence ATGAAAATTGCTTATCTAGGTCCCAAGGGATCATTTTCACATCACGTTGTGCAGACAGCTTTTCCTCATGAGGAATTGCAGGCCTTTGCCAATATTACAGATGTCATCAAGGCCTATGAGCAAGGCTTGGTGGACTATTCTGTGGTGCCAGTTGAAAATTCTATCGAGGGTAGTGTTCATGAAACCTTGGACTACCTTTTTCATCAGGCTCACATTCAAGCAGTGGCAGAAATCGTTCAGCCTATTCATCAGCAGTTGATGGTGGTTCCAGGTCACACTAAGATTGAAAAGATTTTTTCACATCCACAGGCCTTGGCGCAAGGAAAGAAATTTATCGATGAACAGTATCCAGATGCTCAAATCGAGGTGACTGCTAGTACAGCCTATGCGGCCCGCTTTATTTCCGAACATCCAGACCAGCCCTTTGCAGCAATTGCACCTAGAAGTTCTGCTGAAGAATATGGCTTAGAACTGATTGCCGAGGATATTCAGGAAATGGAGGCCAATTTCACACGTTTCTGGGTTTTAGGAGCTGAAAAGCCTAGTATTCCCTTGCAAGCACAAACTGAGAAAATGAGTTTGGCCTTGACCTTACCTGACAACCTTCCAGGTGCACTTTATAAGGCCCTATCGACCTTTGCTTGGCGAGGAATTGACTTAACAAAAATTGAAAGTCGGCCACTCAAGACAGCACTGGGAGAATACTTTTTCATTATCGATGTGGACTACGCTGATAAGGACCTGGTCCACTTTGCCCAAAAAGAATTAGAAGCGATTGGAATCCAGTATAAAGTTCTGGGAGCTTATCCTATTTATCCAATATCAGACCATGGAAAGGAGAGAAGATGA
- a CDS encoding shikimate kinase codes for MAKVLLGFMGVGKSTIARGLDPNYLDMDALIEKRLGMSIANFFAEKGEEAFRQIESEVLAELLQRDQVVSTGGGVVISQRNRDLLKTNPDNIYLKADFDTLYQRISTDKDNQRPLFLNNSKEKLAAIFQERQAWYEEVASRILDVTKLSPEEIIEELR; via the coding sequence ATGGCTAAGGTGTTACTAGGCTTTATGGGAGTTGGAAAATCGACTATTGCAAGAGGCTTGGACCCTAATTACCTTGATATGGATGCTCTAATCGAGAAGCGCTTAGGTATGTCCATTGCCAATTTTTTCGCTGAAAAGGGAGAAGAGGCCTTTCGTCAGATAGAGTCAGAAGTCCTAGCTGAGTTACTACAAAGAGACCAAGTTGTGTCAACTGGCGGAGGAGTAGTCATTTCTCAGCGAAATCGTGACTTACTAAAGACGAATCCTGATAACATCTATCTGAAAGCAGATTTTGATACCCTTTACCAACGCATATCAACTGATAAGGACAATCAGCGCCCGCTTTTTCTAAATAATAGTAAAGAAAAACTAGCAGCTATTTTCCAGGAAAGACAGGCTTGGTATGAGGAAGTGGCTAGTCGGATTTTGGATGTGACCAAGCTAAGCCCAGAGGAAATTATAGAGGAACTGAGATGA
- a CDS encoding 3-phosphoshikimate 1-carboxyvinyltransferase, with the protein MKLKTNIRHLHGSIRVPGDKSISHRSIIFGSLAEGETKVYDILRGEDVLSTMQVFRDLGVEIEDKDGSITIQGVGMDGLKAPQNALDMGNSGTSIRLISGVLAGADFEVEMFGDDSLSKRPMDRVTIPLKKMGVSISGQTERDLPPLHLKGTKNLTPIQYELPIASAQVKSALIFAALQAQGESVIIEKECTRNHTEDMLQQFGGHLSMDGKKITVQGPQKLIGQKVVVPGDISSAAFWLVAGLIVPNSRVVLQNVGINETRTGIIDVIRAMGGKLEVTEIDPVAKSATLTVESSDLQGTEIGGALIPRLIDELPIIALLATQAQGVTVIKDAEELKVKETDRIQVVADALNSMGADITPTADGMIIKGKSALHGARVNTFGDHRIGMMTAIAALLVADGEVELDRSEAINTSYPSFFDDLESLIHG; encoded by the coding sequence ATGAAACTAAAAACAAACATTCGCCATTTACACGGCAGTATCCGCGTTCCAGGTGATAAGTCTATCAGCCACCGTTCCATTATTTTTGGAAGTTTGGCCGAGGGTGAGACTAAGGTTTATGATATTTTGCGGGGTGAAGATGTCCTTTCTACCATGCAGGTTTTTCGTGACCTTGGTGTTGAGATTGAGGACAAAGATGGGAGTATTACCATTCAAGGTGTAGGCATGGATGGCTTAAAAGCTCCGCAAAATGCCCTGGACATGGGAAATTCTGGAACCTCGATTCGCCTGATTTCAGGTGTCCTTGCTGGCGCAGACTTCGAAGTAGAAATGTTCGGAGACGATAGTCTTTCCAAACGTCCTATGGACCGTGTGACTATTCCATTGAAAAAAATGGGCGTCAGCATTTCAGGTCAAACTGAGCGAGACCTGCCTCCCCTTCACTTAAAAGGAACGAAAAATCTTACACCTATTCAGTATGAGTTGCCAATTGCCTCTGCTCAAGTCAAGTCCGCCTTGATCTTTGCTGCCTTGCAGGCTCAGGGGGAGTCAGTGATTATCGAAAAAGAGTGCACCCGTAACCATACTGAAGATATGTTGCAACAATTTGGTGGTCATTTAAGTATGGACGGCAAGAAAATCACAGTCCAAGGACCACAAAAATTGATAGGACAAAAGGTGGTTGTTCCAGGAGATATTTCCAGTGCAGCTTTTTGGTTGGTCGCAGGTTTGATTGTTCCAAACTCTCGTGTCGTATTGCAGAATGTTGGTATTAACGAAACGCGTACAGGTATCATCGATGTCATTCGCGCTATGGGTGGAAAATTAGAAGTTACTGAAATTGACCCAGTCGCTAAATCTGCTACTTTGACTGTTGAGTCTTCTGACTTGCAAGGAACAGAGATTGGTGGCGCTTTGATTCCACGCTTGATTGATGAATTGCCTATTATTGCCCTGCTTGCGACTCAAGCCCAAGGTGTAACAGTTATCAAGGATGCTGAGGAACTCAAGGTCAAGGAAACAGATCGCATTCAGGTGGTGGCAGACGCCTTGAATAGTATGGGAGCAGATATCACACCTACAGCAGATGGAATGATTATCAAAGGCAAATCAGCCCTTCACGGTGCTAGGGTCAATACTTTTGGAGACCACCGTATCGGTATGATGACAGCCATCGCAGCCCTCTTAGTTGCAGATGGAGAGGTGGAGCTTGACCGTTCAGAAGCTATCAATACCAGCTATCCTAGCTTCTTTGATGATTTGGAGAGCTTGATTCATGGCTAA
- a CDS encoding prephenate dehydrogenase — protein sequence MAKTVYIAGLGLIGASMALGIKRDHPDYEILGYNRSQASRDIALKEGMIDRATDDFTSFAPLADIIILSLPIKQTISFIKELANIDLKEGVIISDAGSTKSAIVDAAEQYLAGKPVRFVGAHPMAGSHKTGAASADVNLFENAYYIFTPSSLTSPDTLEEMKNLLSGLHARFIEIDAKEHDRVTAQISHFPHILASSLMEQTAVYAQEHEMARRFAAGGFRDMTRIAESEPGMWTSILLSNRETILERIEDFKDRLEAIGQAINKGDEEQIWNFFNQAREQRQAMEIHKRGGVDSSYDLYVDVPDEEDVILRILELLRGTSLVNIHINEENREDIHGILQISFKNAQDLERAEHLITENTDYTVVVK from the coding sequence ATGGCAAAAACAGTCTATATCGCGGGCCTTGGATTGATTGGTGCCTCTATGGCCCTTGGTATCAAACGCGATCATCCAGATTACGAAATTTTGGGTTATAATCGTAGCCAAGCTTCGAGAGATATCGCCTTGAAGGAAGGCATGATTGACCGTGCAACAGATGATTTTACCAGTTTTGCTCCTTTGGCAGATATCATTATTCTCAGTTTGCCAATCAAACAAACCATTTCCTTTATTAAGGAGTTGGCTAATATAGATTTAAAAGAAGGCGTCATTATTTCAGATGCCGGTTCGACCAAGTCAGCTATTGTGGATGCGGCGGAGCAGTATTTGGCTGGTAAGCCTGTTCGCTTTGTCGGGGCCCATCCCATGGCTGGTAGTCACAAGACTGGGGCTGCCTCTGCAGATGTCAATCTCTTTGAAAATGCCTATTATATCTTCACACCTTCGAGCCTGACAAGTCCTGACACACTTGAGGAAATGAAGAATCTGCTTTCAGGTCTTCATGCTCGTTTTATCGAGATTGATGCTAAGGAGCATGATCGTGTGACTGCTCAGATTAGCCATTTTCCACATATTCTGGCTTCCAGTCTCATGGAGCAGACTGCGGTCTATGCTCAAGAACATGAGATGGCAAGACGCTTTGCGGCCGGTGGTTTTCGAGATATGACCCGAATTGCGGAAAGCGAACCAGGTATGTGGACTTCTATCCTCTTGTCCAATCGTGAGACCATTCTAGAGCGAATTGAGGATTTCAAGGACCGTTTGGAAGCGATTGGGCAGGCTATCAATAAGGGAGATGAGGAGCAGATTTGGAACTTTTTCAATCAGGCACGTGAGCAACGTCAGGCCATGGAAATTCATAAGCGTGGCGGTGTGGATAGTTCTTATGACCTCTATGTTGATGTTCCCGATGAAGAAGATGTCATCTTGCGAATTTTGGAACTGCTACGTGGAACTTCCTTGGTTAACATCCATATCAACGAAGAAAACCGTGAGGATATTCACGGGATTCTACAAATTTCATTTAAAAACGCTCAAGATTTAGAACGAGCCGAGCACCTCATAACAGAAAACACCGATTACACAGTCGTTGTCAAATAA
- a CDS encoding chorismate synthase (catalyzes the formation of chorismate from 5-O-(1-carboxyvinyl)-3-phosphoshikimate in aromatic amino acid biosynthesis) — MRYLTAGESHGPRLTAIIEGIPAGLPLTAEDINGDLKRRQGGYGRGGRMKIESDQVVFTSGVRHGKTTGAPITMDVINKDHQKWLDIMSAEDIEDRLKSKRKITHPRPGHADLVGGIKYRFDDLRNSLERSSARETTMRVAVGAVAKRLLAELDMEIASHVVVFGGKEIDVPENLTVAEIKQRAAQSEVSIVNQEREQEIKDYIDQIKRDGDTIGGVVETVVGGVPVGLGSYVQWDRKLDARLAQAVVSINAFKGVEFGLGFEAGYRKGSQVMDEILWSKEDGYTRRTNNLGGFEGGMTNGQPIVVRGVMKPIPTLYKPLMSVDIETHEPYKATVERSDPTALPAAGVVMEAVVATVLAQEILEKFSSDNLEELKEAVAKHRDYTKNY, encoded by the coding sequence ATGAGATATTTAACTGCAGGAGAATCACACGGCCCGCGTCTAACGGCTATCATTGAGGGAATTCCAGCTGGACTTCCTTTGACAGCTGAGGATATTAATGGAGACCTTAAACGCCGTCAGGGTGGCTACGGTCGTGGTGGTCGTATGAAGATTGAGAGTGACCAGGTTGTCTTTACATCGGGCGTTCGCCATGGGAAAACGACAGGGGCTCCTATTACCATGGATGTCATCAATAAGGACCACCAGAAATGGCTGGATATCATGTCTGCGGAGGACATTGAAGACCGCCTTAAAAGCAAACGAAAAATCACCCATCCACGTCCAGGTCATGCCGATTTGGTTGGGGGTATCAAGTACCGTTTTGATGATTTGCGAAATTCCTTGGAACGTTCATCAGCTCGTGAAACCACCATGCGGGTGGCAGTTGGGGCAGTAGCTAAACGACTCTTGGCTGAATTGGATATGGAGATTGCCAGCCATGTTGTGGTCTTTGGTGGCAAGGAAATCGATGTACCTGAAAATCTGACAGTAGCTGAAATAAAGCAACGAGCTGCCCAGTCTGAAGTTTCTATTGTCAACCAAGAAAGAGAACAGGAGATCAAGGATTATATTGACCAAATCAAACGTGACGGTGATACCATCGGTGGAGTTGTCGAGACAGTCGTTGGAGGCGTACCAGTAGGACTTGGTTCCTATGTTCAATGGGACAGAAAATTGGATGCGCGATTGGCCCAAGCTGTCGTCTCTATCAATGCCTTTAAAGGAGTGGAATTTGGCCTCGGCTTTGAAGCTGGTTACCGCAAAGGCAGCCAAGTTATGGACGAAATTCTCTGGTCTAAAGAAGACGGTTATACTCGCCGTACCAATAATCTAGGTGGTTTCGAAGGTGGTATGACCAATGGGCAACCGATTGTTGTTCGTGGAGTTATGAAACCTATTCCTACTCTTTATAAGCCTCTTATGAGTGTGGATATCGAAACCCACGAACCTTACAAGGCAACTGTGGAGAGAAGTGATCCGACCGCTCTTCCAGCAGCAGGAGTAGTCATGGAAGCTGTTGTAGCAACGGTTCTGGCGCAAGAAATCCTTGAAAAATTCTCATCAGACAATCTAGAGGAATTAAAAGAAGCAGTGGCCAAACACCGAGACTATACAAAGAACTATTAA
- a CDS encoding 3-dehydroquinate synthase, with protein sequence MKIRIDIPHHPYDIQIEKGCLAQTGQWLRELWQPQKVIIVTDNHVASLYAEKVKLSLEDAGFQVAVFDFLEGEERKNLTTVQKVYEFLVKQGLTRSDGIVALGGGVVGDLAGFVASTYMRGIHFVQIPTSLTAQVDSSIGGKTGVNTPFAKNMVGTFAQPDGVLIDPLVLETLGKRELIEGMGEVIKYGLIEAPELWALLTELDGSVESILEYAETLIEHSCQVKRKMVVEDELDNGVRLYLNFGHTIGHAIEATAGYGKVMHGEAVAMGMVQISKVAEEKGLMPAGITQSITEMCQKFGLPVDYENWDVDKLYQALTHDKKARGNTLKLVLVPELGSATIHPVSLEEMKDYLVK encoded by the coding sequence ATGAAAATCAGAATCGATATTCCTCATCATCCTTATGATATTCAGATTGAAAAAGGCTGTTTGGCTCAGACTGGTCAATGGTTGCGAGAACTCTGGCAACCTCAAAAAGTGATCATTGTAACAGACAACCATGTAGCTTCTCTTTATGCAGAGAAGGTCAAGCTCAGCCTAGAAGATGCTGGTTTTCAGGTGGCGGTATTTGACTTTTTAGAGGGTGAGGAAAGAAAGAATTTAACCACTGTCCAGAAAGTCTATGAATTTCTAGTTAAGCAAGGTCTGACTCGTAGCGATGGAATCGTGGCTCTTGGTGGCGGTGTCGTTGGAGACCTGGCTGGTTTTGTAGCCTCTACCTATATGCGGGGCATTCACTTTGTTCAGATCCCGACCAGCTTGACAGCCCAGGTGGATTCTTCTATCGGTGGAAAGACAGGCGTCAATACTCCATTTGCTAAGAATATGGTGGGGACCTTTGCCCAACCAGATGGGGTTCTGATTGACCCGCTTGTCCTTGAAACACTCGGAAAAAGAGAGTTGATTGAAGGGATGGGTGAGGTTATCAAGTACGGCTTGATTGAGGCCCCAGAACTGTGGGCTCTCTTGACGGAGCTAGATGGTTCTGTAGAGAGCATTTTGGAGTATGCAGAGACCTTGATTGAACATTCTTGTCAGGTTAAGCGTAAGATGGTAGTTGAGGATGAGTTGGATAACGGTGTTCGCCTTTACCTCAACTTTGGCCATACTATTGGCCATGCTATTGAAGCGACTGCCGGTTATGGCAAGGTCATGCATGGTGAAGCTGTGGCTATGGGAATGGTGCAGATATCCAAGGTTGCTGAGGAAAAAGGCCTTATGCCAGCTGGGATTACCCAGTCTATCACAGAGATGTGTCAGAAATTTGGGCTACCTGTTGACTATGAAAACTGGGATGTTGATAAGCTTTATCAGGCTTTGACTCATGATAAGAAGGCGCGTGGCAATACCTTGAAATTGGTCTTGGTACCAGAGCTCGGTTCAGCGACCATTCACCCAGTTTCTCTGGAAGAGATGAAAGACTACTTGGTAAAATAA
- a CDS encoding shikimate dehydrogenase — MKLDGYTRLAAVVANPIKHSISPFIHNRAFEATATNGVYVAWEIEASDLAETVANIRRYQMFGINLSMPYKEQVISYLDELSDEARLIGAVNTVVNDNGTLIGYNTDGKGFFKSLPSFTITGKKMTLLGAGGAAKSILAQAILDGVSQISVFVRSVSMEKTRPYLDKLQEQTGFKVDLYALEDVSELQARIAESDLLVNATSVGMDGKSSPVPESINLPETLLVADIIYQPFETPFLKWARRQGNPAVNGLGMLLYQAAEAFQLWTGKEMPTEEIWQSLTEKYQ, encoded by the coding sequence ATGAAGCTTGATGGCTATACACGTTTAGCTGCAGTTGTTGCCAATCCTATTAAGCATTCTATCTCTCCCTTCATCCACAATAGGGCCTTTGAGGCTACAGCTACCAATGGTGTTTATGTGGCTTGGGAGATTGAAGCGAGTGACTTGGCAGAAACAGTGGCCAATATTCGCCGCTACCAGATGTTTGGTATCAACCTGTCCATGCCCTATAAGGAGCAAGTGATTTCCTATTTGGATGAGTTGAGTGACGAAGCGCGCTTGATCGGTGCGGTCAATACGGTTGTCAATGATAATGGAACTTTAATTGGATATAATACAGATGGCAAGGGATTTTTTAAGAGCTTGCCTTCTTTTACAATTACAGGTAAAAAGATGACCTTACTGGGTGCAGGTGGTGCGGCTAAATCAATCTTGGCGCAGGCTATTTTGGATGGCGTCAGTCAGATTTCAGTCTTTGTTCGTTCAGTTTCTATGGAAAAAACAAGACCTTATCTAGACAAGTTACAGGAGCAAACAGGTTTTAAAGTGGACTTGTATGCTTTAGAAGATGTTTCTGAACTGCAAGCAAGGATTGCTGAGTCGGATTTACTTGTCAATGCGACCAGTGTAGGGATGGATGGTAAATCATCCCCAGTTCCTGAAAGCATTAATTTGCCAGAAACTCTCTTGGTCGCAGATATCATTTACCAACCCTTTGAGACGCCATTTTTGAAATGGGCTAGGAGGCAGGGCAATCCAGCTGTCAATGGTCTGGGAATGTTGCTCTATCAAGCTGCAGAAGCCTTTCAACTGTGGACAGGAAAGGAAATGCCAACAGAAGAGATTTGGCAGTCTTTAACAGAAAAATACCAATAA